CTCGAGCCCTTCCTGGAAAAACCGCTCGTCGCTGGCAAACACCTGGGTTTGCTGGGCCAGGGCGGCCGCCGGGGCCGCCGCCGTGAGCGTGGCGGCCAGCGCCAGCCGGGGAAATAGCTTCATCGGGAAATGGTAGCGTGAAGGGGCCGCGAGGGGCCCGGGAGGCATCAAAAGTAGACAAAAATGGTGCGCAAGGCCCCGGCGGGCCTTTTCGGGCCCCAGGCCAACGCCGGGAATAATTAAAAATTATGAATTAGAAATTATGAATTAAAAGCGCAGCAGTAGGTTCTCCTGCCCTTTTAATTTCTAATTCATAGTTGAGCGGTGGTTTAAAATGAGGTGGTCCGGCGAATTGCCCGCAAGGCTTCGTCGGATCACTCGCACTAAAAAATAGCGGTTTTAAGACCTCACTAGCGTGGTCCGACGACGGAAAAATTCGCCGAACCACCCCACTTTAGGCCACCGCCTAATTTCTAATTCATAATTTTTAATTCATAATTATTCCAATGCCCTACCACAGCTGGTGCACCAGCGGCCGGATGCGGCGCTGGTACACGTCGCGCACGGCGGCCATTTGGCCGATTTCCAGGGGTGGCAGGTCGGCGGCGCGCAGGTTGCTTTCGAGCTGGGCGGGGCGCGAGGCCCCCGGAATCACGCAGCTCACTTCGTCGAACATCAGCACCCAGCGCAAGGCCGCCGCGGCCAAGGCCCCCTCGCCGGGAAACACGGCCTTCAGCTCCTCCACGGCGGCCAGGCCGGTGGCGTAGTCCACGCCGGCGAAGGTTTCGCCCTTGTCGAAGGCCGCGCCGTCGCGGTTGAAATGGCGGTGGTCGTCGGGGGCAAACTCGGTCTGGGGCCCAAACTTGCCCGTGAGCAAGCCGCTGGCCAGCGGCACCCGCACGATGATGCCCACGTCGCGGCGCTTGGCTTCCGGAAAGAGCAGCTCGGCCGGGCGCTGGCGAAACAGGTTGAAGATGACTTGCAGCGTGGCCACGTTGGGGTATTCCAGGGCCTTGAGGCCTTCCTCCACCCGCTCCACGCTCACGCCCAGGTTTTGCACTTTGCCTTCTTCGCGCAGCTTATCGAACAGCTCGAAGATTTCGG
This genomic stretch from Hymenobacter sp. PAMC 26628 harbors:
- a CDS encoding aldo/keto reductase, giving the protein MHHRTLGKTGFSVSEISLGTWQVGGKWGEPFSDATADAILDAAADAGVNFIDTADVYGDGASEAAVGRLVRRRSERIFVATKCGRRLQPHTNEAYQPAALRGFVEDSLRNTGLDALDLVQLHCPPTDVFYRPEIFELFDKLREEGKVQNLGVSVERVEEGLKALEYPNVATLQVIFNLFRQRPAELLFPEAKRRDVGIIVRVPLASGLLTGKFGPQTEFAPDDHRHFNRDGAAFDKGETFAGVDYATGLAAVEELKAVFPGEGALAAAALRWVLMFDEVSCVIPGASRPAQLESNLRAADLPPLEIGQMAAVRDVYQRRIRPLVHQLW